The Leucoraja erinacea ecotype New England chromosome 19, Leri_hhj_1, whole genome shotgun sequence genome has a segment encoding these proteins:
- the LOC129706073 gene encoding apoptosis facilitator Bcl-2-like protein 14, whose translation MGSADAAESNSASGHSTAEDDSFEYRVLMAYAKRTLSVDKLTPPKTGDRRTEPPSGGRRSEGPLPQRESATHHSKGSTKHRAHRRRFKWKRVIPRCLRAQASSDREPEVGMGDVDDVARSCSLEIIVPEEECVSETVAQEVAKMLQDVMSTKVSFRMLHSTSVEVDGPDFTDDQKAIDRIVEFLTTKGDSIDEEIKKDPQFGKLFGEKPSFSFFKKIMDYVQQTALPADAESEGKGKATLKQFAFIVHATTKFAVSANFPMARVMGYGEVYLREKLLHVGQGRGRMGQDNGRAIC comes from the exons ATGGGTTCAGCTGACGCAGCAGAGAGTAACTCTGCGTCAGGGCACAGCACTGCAGAGGATGATAGCTTTGAGTACAGGGTACTGATGGCCTATGCAAAAAGGACCTTGTCGGTGGATAAACTAACGCCGCCCAAGACTGGCGACAGACGGACAGAGCCGCCGTCAGGTGGAAGGAGGAGCGAGGGACCACTGCCTCAGCGGGAGTCCGCTACACACCACTCTAAGGGCAGCACCAAGCACCGTGCTCACCGGCGGAGGTTCAAGTGGAAGAGGGTGATTCCGAGGTGTTTGCGCGCGCAGGCATCGAGTGACCGGGAACCGGAggttggaatgggtgatgtcgaTGATGTGGCACGGAGCTGCTCGCTTGAAATCATTGTCCCTGAAGAAGAATGTG TTTCAGAAACCGTCGCACAGGAGGTTGCCAAAATGTTGCAGGATGTCATGAGCACAAAGGTTTCTTTTAGGATGTTGCATTCTACCAGTGTAGAAGTAGATGGGCCAG ATTTTACAGATGATCAAAAAGCTATAGACCGTATCGTTGAGTTCTTGACTACCAAAGGAGATTCGATTGACGAAGAA ATCAAGAAGGACCCTCAGTTTGGCAAACTATTTGGTGAGAAGCCTTCATTCTCGTTTTTCAAGAAGATAATGGATTATGTCCAGCAGACGGCCTTGCCTGCAGATGCTGAGAGCGAGGGAAAGGGAAAGGCCACGTTGAAACAGTTTGCCTTTATTGTACATGCAACAACCAAGTTTGCTGTCTCTGCCAACTTCCCAATGGCTCGAGTCATGGGCTACGGAGAAGTCTATTTACGGGAAAAACTTCTCCACGTGGGTCAAGGAAGAGGGAGGATGG GACAAGATAATGGAAGAGCAATATGTTGA